In Helianthus annuus cultivar XRQ/B chromosome 9, HanXRQr2.0-SUNRISE, whole genome shotgun sequence, the following are encoded in one genomic region:
- the LOC110901936 gene encoding uncharacterized protein LOC110901936 encodes MTDENRPPPAVKLITTSGGKAIFKVYGIQKALELGEDEVEAKKDDMAIALLLQAIPEELVFQVAQFQTVKEIWEALKTRYIGVERVREAKIEQLENEFESLKIKETVMIDSFAGRITKYVPIVASIEQLAYLKAMTFQEAIVRLKTFEDGIKGIESLAENEGNLMFANGESSSKSKSYENTWGRGRDSSSYRGRRQDRDDEDQDGSQSRDGQGHGSKQMGQKRTNDRQKGRKDRSQVQCYRCDKFGHFASGCPNRMKKQDEAN; translated from the exons ATGACAGACGAGAACAGACCACCACCAGCTGTG AAACTAATTACAACATCTGGGGGCAAAGCGATATTCAAGGTTTATGGAATACAGAAAGCTTTAGAACTAGGTGAAGATGAGGTAGAAGCCAAAAAGGATGACATGGCAATTGCACTTCTACTTCAGGCAATACCCGAAGAGCTCGTGTTTCAAGTAGCTCAGTTTCAGACTGTAAAGGAAATCTGGGAAGCGTTGAAGACACGGTATATTGGGGTTGAACGGGTTCGAGAGGCAAAGATTGAGCAATTGGAAAATGAGTTCGAATCCTTGAAGATAAAAGAAACAGTGATGATTGATTCTTTCGCGGGCAGAATAA CAAAGTATGTTCCAATTGTAGCTTCAATTGAACAATTAGCATATTTGAAGGCCATGACGTTTCAGGAAGCAATCGTTAGACTGAAGACGTTTGAAGACGGGATTAAAGGTATCGAGTCTTTAGCAGAAAATGAAGGTAATCTAATGTTTGCCAATGGTGAGTCGTCCTCAAAATCCAAATCCTATGAAAATACATGGGGGCGTGGGCGAGACAGTTCAAGTTACCGAGGCAGACGTCAAGACCGGGATGATGAGGACCAAGATGGAAGTCAAAGCCGAGATGGTCAAggtcatgggtcaaaacagaTGGGTCAAAAAAGAACCAATGATCGCCAAAAAGGAAGGAAAGATAGATCACAGGTTCAGTGTTATCGTTGTGATAAATTTGGTCACTTCGCGTCAGGGTGTCCGAATCGTATGAAGAAACAAGATGAAGCTAACTGA